The following coding sequences lie in one Candidatus Eremiobacterota bacterium genomic window:
- a CDS encoding M3 family oligoendopeptidase, whose product MKHAAFAVASLLLLGATTAEQYHIDLTRYFSSPSGEAQSRAATSDEARVFAVSATPSSPRGLLRWLQRYDDLLESLERHDVYVYLMSEENDSDTADLRADETLGALEDAITDRVVRAAQELGASRIASWTRVAPLQAYRYLLEDLLVRGSHRLSSADARAVALTATPVLDLAASSYKALRKASAPIAMHQDAYAALLVSIGAARNGVARLRGFAGAAEAAYFDRSLSPESVERTLKAIHASTAYARYRKISALAPKAGFTPAPTLIGPAIVAILAAERPMGVAYESAYADLLNPLSGRLELCTAPSCDDDGFSVGFAGIDSGVYYGGYTGTINAVRALAHEAGHAVHREFMSRHQPIAAYNRGPSFMFESFAIFNELLFLNHLYETAANDEQRAYFLNYFLDDATFQVFGSAEETELERAIYSGIDDRTLKVATDFDALTATVFARYDPSTTKDPATALYWARDRLFFTDPLYDVNYLYAGLLALNYFVDFQRDGPAFSHRYVALLENGFNDTPAALERRFLGIDLSNEAGLVATSGQLIDARTALLAELYAKAAQTP is encoded by the coding sequence GTGAAGCACGCAGCCTTCGCCGTCGCGAGCCTTCTCTTGCTCGGCGCAACGACCGCCGAACAATACCACATCGACCTTACACGTTATTTCTCGAGCCCTTCCGGGGAGGCTCAGAGCAGAGCGGCGACCAGCGACGAAGCGAGGGTCTTCGCGGTCTCAGCAACCCCCTCGTCACCGCGCGGCTTACTGCGCTGGCTTCAGCGCTACGATGATCTGCTCGAAAGCCTCGAGCGGCACGATGTCTACGTTTATTTGATGTCGGAGGAAAATGACAGCGATACCGCCGACCTGCGGGCCGACGAAACGCTGGGTGCCCTAGAGGATGCGATTACCGACCGTGTCGTTCGAGCCGCGCAGGAGCTGGGAGCGTCGCGCATCGCAAGCTGGACACGAGTTGCGCCGCTGCAAGCGTATCGCTATTTGCTCGAAGACTTACTCGTTCGCGGTTCCCATCGGCTCAGCAGCGCCGATGCGCGGGCCGTTGCACTGACCGCCACTCCGGTTCTCGACCTAGCGGCGAGCAGTTATAAGGCATTACGCAAGGCGTCCGCCCCGATCGCGATGCATCAAGATGCCTACGCGGCATTGCTCGTTTCGATCGGCGCGGCGCGCAACGGCGTCGCGCGACTGCGGGGCTTTGCCGGCGCAGCGGAGGCAGCGTACTTTGATCGATCGCTATCCCCCGAATCGGTGGAACGCACGCTGAAGGCGATTCACGCGTCAACAGCGTACGCGCGTTATCGAAAAATTTCGGCTCTCGCGCCGAAGGCCGGGTTCACTCCCGCACCCACTCTCATCGGGCCCGCAATCGTGGCGATTCTTGCCGCGGAACGGCCGATGGGAGTTGCGTACGAAAGCGCTTACGCCGACCTCCTGAATCCGCTCAGCGGGCGCTTGGAACTCTGCACCGCGCCATCGTGCGATGACGACGGCTTCTCCGTCGGTTTCGCCGGGATCGACTCGGGAGTGTATTACGGAGGCTATACCGGTACTATCAACGCGGTGCGCGCACTCGCTCACGAGGCAGGCCACGCCGTGCACCGTGAATTCATGAGCCGGCATCAGCCCATTGCCGCCTACAACCGCGGCCCAAGCTTTATGTTTGAATCCTTTGCGATCTTTAACGAGCTGCTCTTTCTCAATCATCTTTACGAAACCGCCGCAAATGACGAACAGCGAGCATATTTCCTCAACTACTTCTTAGACGACGCGACGTTCCAGGTATTCGGCTCGGCCGAAGAGACCGAACTGGAGCGCGCGATCTATAGCGGAATTGACGACCGCACGCTCAAGGTTGCAACCGACTTCGATGCGCTCACCGCGACCGTTTTTGCGCGCTACGATCCGTCGACAACGAAAGATCCGGCGACGGCTCTGTATTGGGCCCGCGACCGGCTCTTCTTTACGGACCCGCTGTACGACGTGAACTATCTCTATGCGGGGCTCCTCGCCTTAAATTATTTCGTCGACTTTCAACGCGACGGGCCGGCATTCTCGCATAGATATGTCGCTCTGCTCGAGAACGGATTCAACGATACTCCGGCAGCTCTGGAGCGGCGATTTCTGGGGATCGACCTCTCGAACGAGGCCGGCCTCGTCGCCACGTCGGGGCAGCTGATCGATGCCCGAACCGCCCTACTCGCAGAACTCTATGCAAAGGCGGCACAGACGCCTTAA
- a CDS encoding MFS transporter — MFAELDESGITRFHWTIMLVSGMGFFTDAYDLFIIGVALTILKPIWHLSTFQVSILGSSSLLAAALGAVAFGRIADLLGRKRIYGFEVLVLAAGAIASAFAPSFWWLVIFRFIMGLGIGGDYPVSATIMSEYAGKRVRGMLISLVFSMQGVGLIVGPLVAIALLAAGVPNEIAWRVMLGVGAIPALSVYYMRRRMHETPRFAALAGAMNEANTATAHALGTKQGLSSGEGPRRDHKKHLWQELALYAQDRTLLRWLIGASLAWFLLDIAYYGNTLSSPLVVKAINPHASLIENTLITLAIFVIAAFPGYLLAAISIDRIGRKVIQGVGFLFMAIAFAAIALLPGGAQAVVPFVLLYGLSYFFAEFGPNTTTFVYPAEIFPARVRTTSHGIAATAGKVGAFIGTFAFPLLMAKFGLPGAMGTVSVVAVLGLIVTWIFLPEPKGESLEEISRDNLLHA; from the coding sequence ATGTTTGCCGAACTCGACGAATCCGGCATCACTCGTTTTCATTGGACCATCATGCTCGTCTCCGGCATGGGCTTTTTCACCGATGCTTACGACCTGTTTATTATCGGCGTCGCGCTTACCATACTCAAGCCCATTTGGCATTTGTCCACGTTCCAGGTCTCTATACTCGGATCGTCGTCGCTGCTTGCCGCCGCGCTCGGTGCGGTTGCCTTCGGCCGCATCGCCGATCTGCTCGGCAGAAAACGGATCTACGGTTTCGAGGTCTTGGTACTGGCAGCCGGCGCCATCGCATCGGCGTTCGCGCCGTCCTTTTGGTGGCTGGTCATTTTCCGGTTCATCATGGGATTGGGAATCGGCGGTGACTACCCGGTCAGTGCGACAATTATGAGCGAGTACGCGGGAAAGCGCGTTCGCGGAATGCTGATTTCGCTCGTCTTTTCGATGCAAGGCGTCGGCCTCATCGTCGGCCCACTGGTTGCAATCGCGCTGCTTGCCGCCGGCGTCCCGAATGAGATTGCCTGGCGCGTGATGCTTGGTGTTGGCGCTATCCCCGCGCTTTCAGTCTATTATATGCGCCGCCGCATGCATGAAACACCGCGGTTCGCCGCACTCGCCGGCGCGATGAACGAGGCGAACACGGCGACCGCGCACGCGCTGGGAACCAAGCAAGGTCTCTCGTCGGGTGAAGGTCCTCGGCGCGACCATAAAAAGCACCTCTGGCAAGAGCTGGCTCTGTACGCGCAAGATCGCACGTTGCTACGCTGGCTGATCGGCGCGAGCCTCGCGTGGTTCTTGCTCGATATCGCCTATTACGGCAACACATTGTCGAGCCCGCTGGTCGTGAAGGCGATCAATCCTCACGCGAGTTTGATTGAAAACACGCTGATCACGCTGGCGATCTTCGTCATTGCGGCCTTTCCCGGGTATCTTCTAGCCGCGATCTCGATCGATCGCATTGGTCGAAAGGTCATCCAGGGCGTTGGTTTTCTCTTCATGGCGATCGCGTTTGCGGCCATCGCGCTGCTTCCGGGAGGCGCCCAAGCCGTCGTCCCGTTCGTTCTACTCTATGGCCTCAGCTATTTCTTTGCCGAGTTCGGCCCGAATACGACGACCTTCGTCTATCCTGCCGAAATTTTTCCGGCTCGCGTTCGAACCACCAGTCACGGCATCGCGGCGACGGCCGGCAAGGTCGGGGCCTTCATCGGCACTTTTGCCTTCCCGCTGCTGATGGCAAAGTTCGGGCTCCCGGGCGCAATGGGAACGGTCTCTGTCGTAGCGGTCCTCGGTCTCATCGTTACCTGGATATTTCTGCCCGAGCCGAAAGGTGAGAGCCTCGAGGAAATTTCGCGCGACAACCTCTTGCACGCATAG